The following coding sequences lie in one Flexivirga oryzae genomic window:
- a CDS encoding alpha/beta fold hydrolase: protein MSTIDYTRAGSGDPLVLVHGIGHQRSAWGETFELLAQDFDVIELDLPGFGRSPAPAAPYSYRMDSYVDQLEGFFAHLGLDRPHVAGNSLGGLFALELAARGSVRTATAISPAGFWGPLGLANAIAGLSVLKASAHAPRPVVKLFSDKALLRRASLRTLYSHPENVPGDVAYSDALNLRTSPGFFPVAWHASRSRYRHQPLVPVTIAWGTKDRLLPPSQAAAARRALPMVSHLTLPDCGHVPMVDNPELVAGAIVQTVVQAADRAGQPLLHLTGA, encoded by the coding sequence ATGTCGACGATCGATTACACGCGTGCGGGTTCGGGCGACCCGCTGGTGCTGGTGCACGGCATCGGGCATCAGCGCTCGGCCTGGGGTGAGACGTTCGAGCTGCTGGCGCAGGACTTCGACGTCATCGAGCTCGATCTGCCCGGTTTCGGCAGGTCGCCGGCCCCGGCCGCGCCATACAGCTATCGCATGGACAGCTACGTCGACCAGTTGGAGGGCTTCTTCGCGCACCTCGGGCTGGATCGGCCGCACGTCGCGGGCAACTCCCTGGGTGGGCTGTTCGCGCTGGAGCTGGCCGCCCGAGGGTCGGTGCGCACGGCGACCGCGATCTCACCGGCCGGTTTCTGGGGTCCGCTCGGTCTGGCCAACGCCATCGCGGGACTGTCGGTGTTGAAGGCGTCGGCACACGCACCGCGTCCGGTCGTCAAGCTCTTCTCCGACAAGGCGCTGCTGCGCAGGGCCAGCCTGCGCACGCTCTACTCCCACCCCGAGAACGTCCCGGGGGACGTCGCCTACAGCGATGCGCTCAACCTGCGCACCTCGCCGGGCTTCTTCCCGGTGGCGTGGCACGCCTCGCGATCCCGCTACCGGCACCAGCCGCTGGTCCCGGTCACGATCGCCTGGGGCACCAAGGACCGGCTGCTCCCGCCGTCGCAGGCGGCGGCCGCACGCCGGGCGCTGCCGATGGTCTCCCACCTGACGCTGCCCGACTGCGGGCACGTCCCGATGGTCGACAACCCCGAGCTGGTTGCCGGCGCCATCGTGCAGACCGTGGTCCAGGCCGCCGATCGGGCCGGTCAGCCGCTGCTGCACCTCACCGGCGCCTGA
- a CDS encoding ATP-dependent 6-phosphofructokinase — translation MSIGILTSGGDCPGLNAVIRGAVIKGDRIHEVSFLGIRDGWRGLVEDDMAPLPRHDVRGISRAGGTILGTSRTNPFEQGGADRVREVMEARDMTGLIAIGGEGTLTAARRLADDGIPVVGVPKTIDNDLSATDYTFGFDTAVSVATESIDRLRTTAESHHRCMVVEVMGRHVGWIALHAGIAAGAHAILIPEVEVSVDQICGWVEDARDRKRAPVIVVAEGFVPSGEEHLHAPRGLDAFGRPRLGGIGERLAPEIEERTGIETRAATLGHLQRGGVPSAYDRVLATRFGTAAVDAVVEKRWGTMVSLIGTGIELVDLHSATTVLKTVPRERWDEAAILFG, via the coding sequence GTGAGCATCGGAATCCTGACCAGTGGCGGTGACTGTCCCGGCCTCAACGCGGTGATCCGCGGGGCCGTGATCAAGGGTGACCGCATCCACGAGGTGTCCTTCCTCGGCATCCGCGACGGCTGGCGCGGACTCGTCGAGGACGACATGGCGCCGCTGCCCCGTCACGACGTGCGCGGCATCTCCCGCGCGGGCGGCACGATCCTGGGCACCTCGCGCACCAATCCCTTCGAGCAGGGCGGCGCCGACCGGGTCCGCGAGGTCATGGAAGCCCGCGACATGACCGGCCTCATCGCCATCGGCGGCGAGGGCACCCTCACCGCGGCACGGCGCCTGGCCGATGACGGCATCCCGGTCGTCGGTGTCCCCAAGACGATCGACAACGACCTGTCCGCCACCGACTACACCTTCGGGTTCGACACCGCGGTCTCCGTCGCGACCGAGTCCATCGACCGGCTGCGCACCACTGCCGAGTCGCACCACCGCTGCATGGTCGTGGAGGTCATGGGCCGGCACGTCGGCTGGATCGCCCTGCACGCGGGCATCGCCGCCGGAGCGCACGCGATCCTCATCCCCGAGGTCGAGGTCTCGGTCGACCAGATCTGCGGCTGGGTCGAGGACGCCCGCGACCGCAAGCGCGCCCCCGTCATCGTGGTGGCCGAGGGGTTCGTCCCGTCCGGCGAGGAGCACCTGCACGCGCCGCGCGGCCTGGATGCGTTCGGCCGGCCCCGGCTCGGCGGCATCGGTGAGCGGCTGGCCCCGGAGATCGAGGAACGCACCGGCATCGAGACCCGTGCGGCCACGCTCGGTCACCTGCAGCGCGGTGGCGTCCCATCGGCGTACGACCGGGTGCTGGCAACCCGATTCGGCACGGCTGCGGTTGATGCGGTGGTCGAAAAGCGTTGGGGCACCATGGTTTCGCTGATCGGCACCGGCATCGAGTTGGTCGACCTGCACTCCGCGACCACGGTGCTGAAGACGGTGCCTCGCGAGCGCTGGGACGAAGCGGCGATCCTGTTCGGTTAG
- a CDS encoding 8-oxo-dGTP diphosphatase: MLAVMMTPMCLVFLLRDTPGGQEVLLGLKQRGFGTGRIVGIGGHVEPGETDLEAGVRETFEETGLRVAPADLYDAGRVVFRFPASPGTDMSVALYRTTTWTGELVASDELDPQWHPVAALPTDRMWDDSRIWLPHVLRGELIDADITYDRSGSLVAQVSLIVLPDPKPARSTISR, translated from the coding sequence ATGCTGGCAGTGATGATGACCCCGATGTGCCTGGTCTTCCTGCTGCGCGACACGCCCGGCGGGCAGGAGGTGCTGCTCGGGCTGAAGCAACGGGGGTTCGGCACCGGCCGGATCGTGGGCATCGGCGGGCACGTCGAGCCCGGCGAAACCGACCTCGAGGCCGGCGTGCGCGAGACCTTCGAGGAGACCGGCCTGCGGGTCGCACCCGCCGACCTGTATGACGCGGGCCGCGTCGTCTTCCGCTTCCCCGCCTCGCCCGGCACCGACATGTCAGTGGCGCTCTACCGGACGACGACCTGGACCGGCGAACTGGTGGCGTCCGACGAACTGGACCCGCAGTGGCACCCGGTGGCGGCACTGCCGACGGACCGGATGTGGGACGACTCGCGCATCTGGTTGCCGCACGTGCTCCGCGGCGAACTGATCGACGCGGACATCACCTACGACCGATCCGGATCACTGGTCGCTCAGGTGTCGCTCATCGTTCTCCCGGATCCGAAACCAGCGCGAAGCACGATCTCTAGGTAG